Proteins encoded by one window of Bacteroidota bacterium:
- a CDS encoding HD domain-containing protein, which translates to MEILPDILGAKHKLINLLSNQLDVHFSYHSLEHSLDVFDASLRLCKMEKINNPRLELLIATAALYHDTGFTIGGYKDHEEAGCAVARKHLPELGYTNEDLDEISKLILATKLPQNPQTIQERIICDADLDYLGREDYYPISSQLKDEFSHFGIIKTESDWLRVQITFFKSHTFFTNSAKEMRNERKMQYLEELINQRNSMLQNEENND; encoded by the coding sequence ATGGAAATACTTCCCGATATATTAGGCGCTAAGCATAAGCTAATTAATTTGCTGTCAAATCAGCTTGATGTGCATTTCAGTTACCATTCGCTTGAGCATTCATTAGATGTGTTTGATGCTTCATTGCGCTTGTGTAAGATGGAGAAAATAAATAATCCACGGCTGGAGTTGCTTATTGCTACTGCAGCGCTATACCACGATACTGGATTTACAATTGGAGGATACAAAGATCACGAAGAGGCAGGCTGTGCAGTAGCTCGCAAGCACTTGCCAGAACTTGGCTATACCAATGAAGATCTTGATGAAATTTCGAAACTTATACTTGCAACCAAACTACCTCAAAATCCTCAAACAATTCAAGAAAGGATAATTTGCGATGCGGATTTAGATTATTTAGGTAGGGAAGATTATTATCCGATAAGTTCCCAATTAAAAGATGAGTTTTCGCACTTTGGAATTATTAAAACCGAATCAGACTGGCTGCGAGTTCAAATAACTTTTTTTAAGTCACATACATTTTTTACAAATTCAGCAAAGGAAATGCGCAATGAGCGCAAAATGCAGTATTTGGAAGAATTAATCAACCAAAGGAATTCGATGTTGCAAAACGAAGAGAATAACGATTAA
- the pepT gene encoding peptidase T has product MFTNYQFTVVERFLRYVKIDTQSDPGSTTIPSTEKQKNLSRILVSELNQLGINNAEMDDYGYVYATILGNTRKENIPAIFFCSHVDTSPDCSGVDVEPIIHTNYNGSHIHLPKSNQPITIDKHPELKNQIGNDIITASGNTLLGADNKSGVAEIMDAANFLMTHPEVKHGDIRILFTPDEEIGRGADKVDVQKLNATFGYTMDGETAGDLENETFSADAVTIKIKGVASHPGYAKGLMENAIKIAAEIIAALPKVSISPETTNGMQGFIHPTKVDSSLEHAVLDFIIRDFEVNGLHQLEEALRALTVKVMSGYPNSTFEFIIKEQYRNMKEVLDKHPHVTDYAIKAIERAGLKPRLSSIRGGTDGSRLSFMGLPCPNIFAGEHAFHGAHEWVSIQDMQKAVETIVHLCCIVEENN; this is encoded by the coding sequence ATGTTTACAAATTATCAATTTACAGTGGTCGAACGATTTTTGCGTTATGTAAAAATCGACACTCAAAGTGATCCAGGTTCAACAACTATTCCTTCTACTGAAAAACAAAAAAACCTATCTCGCATATTAGTAAGCGAACTTAATCAGTTGGGAATTAATAATGCCGAAATGGATGATTATGGCTATGTATATGCAACCATTCTAGGGAATACGAGAAAAGAGAATATCCCTGCAATTTTTTTCTGCAGCCATGTTGATACTTCACCCGATTGCAGCGGAGTTGATGTTGAACCAATTATACATACTAACTATAATGGCAGCCATATACATTTGCCTAAATCAAACCAGCCAATAACCATAGATAAGCACCCTGAATTGAAAAATCAAATAGGAAACGACATTATAACAGCAAGTGGTAACACCTTGCTAGGGGCTGATAATAAAAGTGGTGTTGCCGAAATTATGGATGCTGCTAATTTCTTAATGACACACCCCGAAGTTAAACATGGCGACATACGGATTTTGTTTACCCCGGACGAAGAGATAGGGCGTGGTGCTGATAAGGTTGATGTGCAAAAACTAAATGCAACTTTTGGGTATACAATGGATGGAGAAACTGCTGGAGATTTGGAAAATGAAACCTTCAGTGCCGATGCTGTAACCATTAAAATAAAAGGAGTTGCATCACACCCCGGGTATGCCAAAGGGCTTATGGAGAATGCTATTAAAATTGCTGCCGAAATCATTGCAGCGTTGCCAAAAGTTTCAATTTCTCCTGAAACAACCAATGGTATGCAGGGATTTATTCATCCTACCAAAGTGGATTCATCATTGGAGCACGCTGTACTTGATTTTATAATAAGAGACTTCGAAGTAAATGGGTTGCATCAGCTTGAAGAAGCGCTTAGGGCTTTAACAGTGAAAGTAATGTCAGGTTATCCAAATTCCACTTTTGAATTTATAATTAAAGAGCAATACAGAAACATGAAGGAGGTGCTTGATAAACACCCACATGTAACAGACTATGCAATAAAAGCAATTGAGCGAGCAGGATTAAAGCCACGTCTTTCAAGTATACGAGGAGGCACAGATGGCAGCCGCCTATCATTTATGGGGTTGCCGTGTCCCAATATTTTTGCAGGAGAACATGCCTTTCATGGTGCGCATGAGTGGGTGAGCATACAGGATATGCAGAAAGCAGTGGAGACAATTGTACACCTTTGTTGCATAGTAGAAGAAAATAATTAA